The following DNA comes from Tachypleus tridentatus isolate NWPU-2018 chromosome 9, ASM421037v1, whole genome shotgun sequence.
tctttctcaaaattatTTACCAGCTTATGCCTCTCAACAATAGGAGCGTTTTTCTCAAAATCATCACCTGACTTCTGTTCTTCAGTTGCATCATCAAAGATATCTTCCTCAAACTGATCACCTGGCTCCCGTTccttaaatatataaactgaacTTTTCTGGTCAAAATCATCACTTGAATTATTTTTCTCGATAATATCATTTCGACTATCTCCCTCAGAGTCATTACTTAATTTATTTCCCTTAACGGCATTATTTCGACTGCCCTTCTGAAAACTATTATCTGTCTTCTTGAGTTTGTTTTCCCCAACGTCATCATCTGGCTTTTGTTCCTTTGTTAGATCACTTTTGTCATGTTCTTTACCAAAGGTATCATGTGTCTTTTGTTCCTCTGTCATATCACCTCCATAATCTTTACCAAAGTCATCATCTGGCTTTTGTTCCTTTGTTATATTACTTTTGTCATGTTCTTCACCAAAGTCATTATCTGGGTTTTGTTCCTCTGTCATATCACCTCCATAATCTTTACCGAAGTCATCATCTGgcttttgttcttttgttatatCACTTTTGTCATGTTTTTCACCAAAGTCTTCATCTGGGTTTTGTTCCTCTGTCACGTCACCTCCATAATCTTTGCCAAATTCGTCATCTGgcttttgttcttttgttatatCACTTTTGTCATGTTTTTCACCAAAGTCTTCATCTGGGTTTTGTTCCTCTGTCACGTCACCTCCATAATGTTTGCCAAATTCGTCATTTGACTTTTGTTCCTTTGTTATATCACTTTTATCATGTTCTTTACCAAAATCATCACCTGGCTTTTGTTCCTCTGTCACATTACCTTCGTAATCTTTTCCAAAGTCATCATCTGGCTTTCGTTCCTTTGTCACATCACATACATATTCCTTCTCAAAATAATCATCTGATTTCCGTATTTTATTAACCcctttaacattttctttgtttcttttttggtcCGTGGCAAAATTGTTATCTGCTTCGTCTTCTTTGCTTCTACATCTGATATCAACCTTAATAGTTTCATGAACTATGATGTCTTCTTTATCACTCTTAGGTAGttctttttcataaatatatttgtagtttcctttcaatttgttttttgtcTGTTCTGCTGTAAATAAACTAGAATATGTAATAACATAAACACAACACAAAAGAAAACTTTGTTGTTCAGAATAGTTCCTTAAAATAGCTATAATATAATTGGACAATACGTCAACTGAAAATGAGAAACGCCTTTGTCTGACCATTGCCATGATCAGTAGGCTATACAATAATCTAAGTTTACTAAGTCTAAATGAGTTtctatttctttcataaaatcTTTATTACTAATTTCTATTCTATATTTCGACAATACTGTCTTCAGCAGTTCCTAAAATGGGTTATTTATATGGTGGTATTAGACAAGATTTGATCCTAGATCTTATGAGATAAAGTCTCGTACGCTATCCACTTATTTAGGTGTAGAGATGGTCTTTctcattatgtgtgtgtgttttcttataataaacccacatcgagctatctgctatatccaccgagggaaattgaaccgctgattttagcgttacaaatccgtagacttaccgctgtaccagcaggggacttaTCTTTATGACTAAAATggtttatttgaatgttttgaaCAGGGGCTTCTATGTTTTGCTAACACTTCTGTGGTGCGTTGgttgaatatattttcaattaaatggaTTGCAGAATATTTCCCCTATCTTTATTTTTCTCATGTGAGGTTCATATTCCATTATTTTAGTATTGTTGCAAGTTATTGTATGGTCTTCTTCTTTGGTATGATGGACTAATGGACTACTGCAGAAAGATCGGTATTACAAAGTGCTATATTTTTGTGGAGCTCCagaattttatttgtgttttgtttgtctaCTGTAATAGGGTCCACATTCACACGGGTGTTGAAAATGGTGTTTTTGTTCTTCAAGTGATTTGGTGTTTGTCATCTGCGATCTCATTGTTTTATAATGTCGATTAACTATCCTCTGTATATTCTCTTAGATGTTTTTGACACACAGGAATATGgttcttttttttgtaattatttcctACCCATTCTTGGTGCTCATTTCTTCTTTATCAAATTTCCTGATATCCACCATTAAGGAAGCTCACAGTTACTTGACACCtttattccaaatatttttcACTCTCTAAAGTAGATAATATACAATGTCTGCCTTTCAGTACTGGTGTTAGTTGGTTTACATTTCTGATATTTACCAGTTATAGTTATAGGTTTCTTGAGAATTGGTTTTCTTCTTCTATTTCCATTGTGAAGTGTATGGTAGGATGTTGTCTCTTCAAGTAGTTTACGAAATGTGTTTGCAAAATATTGATGATACACACGTAATATAGCCACTAAATCTGCCATAGAAGGGATTAAACCCCGGATACCTCTTTTGAAGGCACTCACATAAGTCTGTTCATTAAAGCCCTAATGGAAGAAGACACCAAATATATTGATAATACATTCGTAATGGCCAAATGGTTATGGAGTTCGAgttacaatctgagggtcgttggttcgaatccccgttacaccaatcATGCTAGCAATTTCAGCCGTATGGACGATATAAGGTgttggtcaatcccgctattcgttggttaaaaagtagcccaagagttggtggtgggtagtggtaactagctgccttccctctagtcttacactgttaaactagggacagctattGCATGTGCAGCTTTTTTGTGAAATTCACCACAGAAGGAGGTAAACCCCTGGTACCCCCTCTTGAAGACATTCGCATAAGTCTATTCATTGAAGCCCTCATGGGAAAACACCAAGAGAGGTTGACGTGTCAGTTTTCTTAGCAATAAAATCAGGAACTAAATCATCACAGCGAGAGGGAGTTATTTTCAAGACATCCCTGCAAATGGCAACAGATTACCAGTGGAAATATAGGATGAAACCCAGTCAGTGATTTTTACCTATTAAAGttcaaactaattaataattaggtttAGATGGTCGTGCAGACTACTAATCAGATGGATAAACGATATCTGATCGCCACAAACGtacataacttattttaatttatatattcaaaccACTCAACCAGCTGATCAATATTGTATAAGTATTTCCTACTTTTATAACAAGTTAATAGAAAATGTGTCTACTACATTGCACTAAGTAGATTTAAGCCGTCCTTAAAGTAATTCATAATATTAATCCGGACCTACACACAGAAAGTAGACCGAGGTTCTTAATGAAAAGGgaacttttaaaagtattttgcgTGGATGGTTGAGTACgttataaaataagattttaatcTGAACTCTCATCACATCATTACTGACCAAGTCGTCATGTTTTATGATGCTCTGCCTCAAGATTTCGCAACTTGAGAATAGCCCTGCTACATAGCTTCCATTGCCAAGGCTTCGTAGCAAGTTTGTTTTGTACAAAGCACACCACTCCTCCTTGTGTTTCCATCATCTATGAACTTACCTCTGGCAACTTGACGAGTATTCCTTGGAATGGAATAGCTTGAATGCCTGTTTCATTCTCCAGATATTTGAGAAATGTGACGGCTTAAATAGAAACAGGATTGAAAGCGTATTTTTATGAACTAATACCGTGTTGAACTCCTTTCCAGACAGAAGtatttcttgattatgttgtataCTGTTATCTGGAGCCCATAGTTAGTTTTTGCCACTGACTTTTATGTCCGTGGATCCTTATTTGTTACAGTTTGTTTACCACAATGGAAGTACAACTTAATCAAGTTCCTTTCTCCAAattgattaatattattttgttttgaaatgacatttaataaaatcttaaaaatcCATAACCTCCGAAATGAGCACATCTTTATTATCCAAgtgtatataaattattcatcAGGAAGACTTCTCGCATATTCTTCACAAAAGCTATCAATTTTCGATGGTATCACTTTCCCACGAAAGCCAAACATTATCTAAATGTTGTGctgatacattccgttccacCACGACTTTGTATCTGCTGTAGTTGTCGAGTAATATCCTATTCTGcatatttaaagttgttttaatcTAACATTCTCAATCTTTACAATACACTAAGTTTTATTGCGCTCCCATTTCAATTAAACTTTCTCTCCTAAGCTTTTAATGAATCTATCATAGATATATGATTGTTTCATAAACAGTCAtgacaaaaacaaaccaatcgtaGAATTGTTTCGTAAACAGTCATGGCAAAGATCAAACCAGTCAtgggattttttttataaacagctATAATAAAGATCAAGCCAGTTATGCGATTGTTTGGTAAACAGCCATGACAAAGACCAAACCAGTCATGGGATTGTTTCGTAAATAGCTATGACAAAGATCAAACCAGTTATGGGATAAACAACTATGACAAAGACCAAACCAGTCATGGGATAAACAACCATGACAAAGACCAAACCAGTCATGGGATAAACAACCATGACAAAGACCAAACCAGTCATGGGATTGTTTCATAAACAGCTATGATAAAGACCAAACCAGTCATAGGATTCTTTCATAAAGGGACATGACAAAGAACAAGCCAACCGTTGAATTGTTTCATAAACAGTTTTAAGATCCCTAGAAAACatattactttttacatttcGACTGTAAAAGCACAGAATAATCTTAtgatacaataatgtttttagaaGGTTCCG
Coding sequences within:
- the LOC143225370 gene encoding uncharacterized protein LOC143225370 isoform X1, which gives rise to MFRKFQCSGLKKDKYIKKTLKAAFESCHRNQDLPVFAVSSSFIPRLLVTEKKMKKPYETECSTGRLVEWDAVSVWINSTWNFCVYGKCINQKCHCYYGYTGKMCERIKGYCWLMYCFIRGCNSGSTKSYIQCYCDQTLYGTKMLTNYYWYGSGLHWKFIPPPRGWRDSIHPSFQYKKLSTEQTKNKLKGNYKYIYEKELPKSDKEDIIVHETIKVDIRCRSKEDEADNNFATDQKRNKENVKGVNKIRKSDDYFEKEYVCDVTKERKPDDDFGKDYEGNVTEEQKPGDDFGKEHDKSDITKEQKSNDEFGKHYGGDVTEEQNPDEDFGEKHDKSDITKEQKPDDEFGKDYGGDVTEEQNPDEDFGEKHDKSDITKEQKPDDDFGKDYGGDMTEEQNPDNDFGEEHDKSNITKEQKPDDDFGKDYGGDMTEEQKTHDTFGKEHDKSDLTKEQKPDDDVGENKLKKTDNSFQKGSRNNAVKGNKLSNDSEGDSRNDIIEKNNSSDDFDQKSSVYIFKEREPGDQFEEDIFDDATEEQKSGDDFEKNAPIVERHKLVNNFEKENPNCGIMERKLGDEKQLR
- the LOC143225370 gene encoding uncharacterized protein LOC143225370 isoform X2, whose amino-acid sequence is MFRKFQCSGLKKDKYIKKTLKAAFESCHRNQDLPVFAVSSSFIPRLLVTEKKMKKPYETECSTGRLVEWDAVSVWINSTWNFCVYGKCINQKCHCYYGYTGKMCERIKGYCWLMYCFIRGCNSGSTKSYIQCYCDQTLYGTKMLTNYYWYGSGLHWKFIPPPRGWRDSIHPSFQYKKLSKQTKNKLKGNYKYIYEKELPKSDKEDIIVHETIKVDIRCRSKEDEADNNFATDQKRNKENVKGVNKIRKSDDYFEKEYVCDVTKERKPDDDFGKDYEGNVTEEQKPGDDFGKEHDKSDITKEQKSNDEFGKHYGGDVTEEQNPDEDFGEKHDKSDITKEQKPDDEFGKDYGGDVTEEQNPDEDFGEKHDKSDITKEQKPDDDFGKDYGGDMTEEQNPDNDFGEEHDKSNITKEQKPDDDFGKDYGGDMTEEQKTHDTFGKEHDKSDLTKEQKPDDDVGENKLKKTDNSFQKGSRNNAVKGNKLSNDSEGDSRNDIIEKNNSSDDFDQKSSVYIFKEREPGDQFEEDIFDDATEEQKSGDDFEKNAPIVERHKLVNNFEKENPNCGIMERKLGDEKQLR
- the LOC143225370 gene encoding uncharacterized protein LOC143225370 isoform X4 — protein: MCERIKGYCWLMYCFIRGCNSGSTKSYIQCYCDQTLYGTKMLTNYYWYGSGLHWKFIPPPRGWRDSIHPSFQYKKLSTEQTKNKLKGNYKYIYEKELPKSDKEDIIVHETIKVDIRCRSKEDEADNNFATDQKRNKENVKGVNKIRKSDDYFEKEYVCDVTKERKPDDDFGKDYEGNVTEEQKPGDDFGKEHDKSDITKEQKSNDEFGKHYGGDVTEEQNPDEDFGEKHDKSDITKEQKPDDEFGKDYGGDVTEEQNPDEDFGEKHDKSDITKEQKPDDDFGKDYGGDMTEEQNPDNDFGEEHDKSNITKEQKPDDDFGKDYGGDMTEEQKTHDTFGKEHDKSDLTKEQKPDDDVGENKLKKTDNSFQKGSRNNAVKGNKLSNDSEGDSRNDIIEKNNSSDDFDQKSSVYIFKEREPGDQFEEDIFDDATEEQKSGDDFEKNAPIVERHKLVNNFEKENPNCGIMERKLGDEKQLR